From the genome of Malus sylvestris chromosome 13, drMalSylv7.2, whole genome shotgun sequence:
ATGAGATCGTTCGATCCGGTCTGCATTAATATTAACAGGATTAATTAGTTTGGTTTAAGAAGATTAGCAAAAAATTATCTGTAGAAATATGATACTAATTATGTTATTATTGTGTGGATTGGAGGGCAAACCTGTTGAGCAAAGAGATTAAGAGTGGTCTGCCCACTGGTTAACATTGCTGCACATATGAATATGGCTTTTGCAATTTTAGATGGAAACAACTCCATTGCATATGAGATACATGTGCCACCAAAATCATGTCCAACCAAAATCACCTGCATTTTAGaggaaggaaaataaattatgaatacacaCAAAGAGTCCGATTACAATACAAACACATTGAATATGAACACCTAAAATACAATACTTATGGACGGCAAATTGAGTGGTGCACACCACTTCAATGGTCTACTGCATCATTTGATTAGTTGACATGATCATCTAATGCGTTATTTACTTGTATTCGTACTTAATACGTGTTTGTACCCTAAacccgagagagagagagagaggggagcaAACCTTCTTCCCAACCCCAAGATTCTCAAGGATGTCAGTGAGTGGCTTGACATATTGTGCAAGACTTGTGATGTTGTTTGTATCAAATGAGTGAACTCCAGAACCGGTCAGGTCAACTGCATCAACTTTGAACCCACTTTCTTCCAAAAGTGTCATGGTTTTGTACCAGCACCAAGCACCAAAGCCACCTCCATGAACGAGGATAAAATGATTGGTTTCCAGTTCATCAGTCTTCACGTCCTGCAAACACAAAAATTGACTTTAAAATCATGTACCAGGCCACATATAAGTTTTTTCGCTTTCATTAGATCATATTAGAATATTgctcaaataaaaaagaacttatTTTCGGTCGCTATTGACAATTATCTTCattatattttaaacattgaTTAACCTTGACCTATCTCGAATCTTCGACGCAAAGCTTTGAATTAATCAAACCTATATGTTTATGAGCTGAAATATTGCCTTCCTTCAAAACCTTGATGCAGCCggccaaaaatgaaaaatcattccATAGAATAAGGTGATGTAATGTCCTTTAATTGTAGTTGACCAATGATAAAATATGTTTTCAATTTTGCCCTCTTGTGAAAAGGCAATAAAAGGGCTAACTGTTGTCTCTCGAGATTATCAGCTCGtttgaaagtacttttaaattAATTGAAAGTGTTTTAGATGAAAATGTTTATGGaatcaatttttaataaaatcgcAATTGAATTCTAAAAAAGCATTTGAAGTGCTTTGAaaagcaaaaatattttctctaaacactttcaatcattttaaaagagtTTCCAAACGAAATTTAACTCTTCTCGatctttaaaaaattaaattaagggtTATTGTTTTGTACGGCACACCAACACCAAACTCAAATTGAAAGGTGCGGTGGTACACAACCGAACACAATGTTTGACTTTTGTTTTCGAAATCCATTCGGCCTATTCATGCCGAACTTAAACGAAAATCGTCCGTTTTCAACCGGAAAAAGTGATTAATATTGGGCAGTTTTTTTACCGAACAAAAATGAGAACGTTTGGATTACTATAAacagagattaaaaaaaaaaaaagatgaacatGTCAAACCTGCTTATCAACAAGCTCGAGAGGCTGAAATCCGAGAGTATCCGACCGCAAACGCTGCCTAGAGCTCGAGCTCTTCGCAAACCCCTGATTCTTAGGAGCCGGAGAGGGATACACAACGGAAGTGGACCGGTTAAACAGTTGCGAAGAACCGCCGTTCTTCTGGACGTTCTGGAACAGCAGAACAGCCTCTATAGCTTGTTGCTGAAGCAACAAGTCATCAGCATCAGAAAGCCGCTCTTTCTTCTTGGTCGAACCGTTTGACGATCTTCTAGTACTACCAGCGGAAGCCAAGGACGGCGAAGAGTACGTTGGCCGCTTCGAGGGGTTTCGGGTCAAGTTTCCGGGCTTGTGCGCCGGCAAGAAGCATGCCATTGAGTTCCCCATGGGTGCAGCAGTCTTCAGATGTGAGAGAGACTTGGAAAGTGGTTGTGTGATTTATGTGCTTTGTTGACGATGTAGGAGGAGAATGTAAAGAGGGGAACACAAAGTTTGACCGAATTGTAAAGTATTAAAATACTAATCAAAGAGGTGTGACAAAATATTTGCATTATTTGAAGGTTCATGGAAGGGGAAGAGGCTCCTCTTCGGATCCACCCTACATTTTAGCCGTATCGTACAATTAATTTTTATCaagtgtttaattttaaataaaaaaatcaattaatttcTGATCATACGATAAACGATAAATGATTAAGATGTAATGATCCCTACAATCCTCACAATTTGAATctgatgggatccaaatcccatGGAAGGTAATTgatatattttgaatttttaaacaaaGAGGACATTCTTCTGGCAATTATGtccttttcatatatttttaattgattttttttttttggaaaacaatatttttcaaatatttttaattgttttcacaCAAGCTTACTGTGGAAAATGagaaaaattaaggaaaatttCTGCGGTACTGAAGGGAAGGCTAAACTTGTATCTGGAAAGAGAAATTTGAGTATTCGTTTATgaattttggttcaatttgaGCTTTGGAACTTATGCGCGcattgatttttgaaatttttacgCTGTAGAGTGTAGAGCAATAGTCGTTTTCGGCAAATTTGTTAACACTTACATCCCTTATTTTTCCTTAAAACCTTGTATTTCGAAtgaaatttttaacaaaaatattcaaaatgatCATAACTCCACATTATGACTTGTTCAGAACCAATACTCGCAGATTTTTCAAAAATGCTAATTTTACCACATATGTGTACTATCATTTGTACTGTCTCTCTAATATAAATGAAATCCACGTATGTTGGTGAGCCCTTCcagttttaaaaaaattgtacaattaataatacaaatatatgataAGTATAACATTACTCTAGATTTTTAGATCAAATTGAGCTAAAATTCGAGACCAATGCCCCGATTTAAAAAAACTAAAGAATTTAATTATTCATTTTTCCAAGCCATTTATTTTGACCAAATGTGTCTGTTAGATTAGGAAGAATTCATCAAATCAAGGGATCTATGTCAATAAAATTTGATCCGATGACTAAAGCTATTATAACGTTTAAAGTGGACCactgtttgtaaccgttgaatcaaatttcaatgatacAGATTCtttgatttggtggattagaaggaaaggatccgaagaggatccttcCAGGAGGGAACGCCTTAATATTTGCTCTGGCTTCTCAGAGTAACTAGAAGTCGTAACATCATGACTGAATTGGGTGAGTTGAACGATgactttttaattttcttttgactTTATATGTTTAGCTTACGAAAGTTCTCTGATTCAAACTACTGTAGATGGACTCCGATATGACTGTAGGGACCGGCCACATTGCCCCAGCTGACCGGCCTAACTCCGTTTGCAAGTCAAACTTTCACATTGGATGCTCAAAAGTTAAAACTAAAGTCACGCGATTGACTCATTGTTGAGAGCAAGAATCTCACATCGAAAAAATTCTCGAAATCATTGACCTATTGTTGCATTGTAACTGCAACACAAGAAAGTAAAGGGGATCCGACGCGGATTTAGTTCAGCTTTGGATGCTTAGCATCGACAGCATGTTCTCCGAACGCTACGACAGCAATTCTCGTCATTTTCGCAATTGCAAAGCCGTTGCAGGGGGCTGCTTGGCTGGACAGGATTAAGCTCTACAAGAAGGCTCTAGTTCATAAGTAGGCCGGTCAGCATCAGACGTCCAAGCCACCGATTCTGCAATCGCTCCTTACTCTGTTGCACGTCAGGATCAGGCATGAAGAAAAGCGAATGGCGATAGAGctttcaaacaaatcatctgAGATTCTGAGCCATGCCTGCATGTAATATTGTACTAAGTAAGAACTTCataaaaacaaggaaaaaattTGCTGCAGATTGTGCAGCCAAAAATGGGATCTCCGAATAATCCAATAAGCATACCTCTTCGCGCTACATTCAGTTCTGCATGGCATAGAATTGAGGAGCAAGCTCGGTTAACCACAAAAAGTCGATTCTAGTTGTGTTGCGGATGAATTTTCTACTAGTTTCGACCAGTTCATTGTAAATTAGGCACTCTGGTCTATTCCTTATTATAGAAGACGGGTGGATAGAAACCACCTCACCATTTGCTAAAGCCCTGTCATTTGATTAATCAACTATGAGAGGTCGTACATGAATCCAAGAGAGAATTAAAAATACACGTATAAGGGTACAAGCTTTGGAGCGTAAAAGAAACCAGCCAAAAGAATTTCAAAACATGTCAAGGTAAGTTCAAGACCTGTATGTTCCATCAGGCTGCTTTAAAGCTGCATTGAGGAAGAAAGAAGCGGCAAGACATCTGCAAAACTGAAGCACATCATCCCCACAAGAGGTGATACGAAGACCCATTTGTTCAACATGTCCTTGAATTTGTCTGCAAACAAACATCTATTAAATTTAAAGAAGCTAATTACTTCAATCTACACCGTAATAGACACACCGAACTTCCAAAACAGGGGCACAAAATCCAGTCTGATTGTGTGAGACCAGCAGAAAAGTGTCTATAGCTTAAGAGGTGATACGAAGACCCATTTGTTCAACAGTACTGCTGTTGCTTGAACTCCCACCTCTGCCCATTCAAGGAAAACGAAAAAAATGATTAAACTTGTATGCACAGCATGGAAGTTCTTTGTTAGATCATTAAGCAAATTGTTCTGGTTGACACAAAATAACAAATCATCGTGTTAATAGTTAGTCCCACAAAGAAAGCTATTGGACAATTGCAACATACTAAGTTACTAACCTTTTGGCAGCAACAACATCCGCCTCATCAAAGAGTATTATGCTGGGTGCTGCAAGGTTAGCTCTCCGAAAGGTATAGCGCAGCAAAGCTTCACCCTCTCCAACGTACATTGAAAACAATTCTGCACCACTGATTCAAACTTTATGAATTTCAGGCATGCAACTCTTCTAGTTtctcaaataaacaaattataaTTGTAAAAACTTCAATGGACTTCCAGGTGAGAGCAGCTTCTTGCTAAATAAGTAGCACGAATATGTCAAACTACGGAATAAGTTCAAACctcaaagaaaaaaatgaagctTGGGCAGCATGTGCAGCGGCTTTAGCAAGTGTGGTTTTCGAGCATCCCGGAGGACCATAAAGAAGAATTCCACACATGGGTGAGATTCCCAGCCTTGAAAACACAGAAGAATATTTAATGGGTCACTCAACAGCTTGCTGGAGCTTTTTCTGTCAACAAGAAAGGTGAAGTATAATTAGTACCATGAGACTTCAGCCTGAGATGAAAACAAACAAAGCAAAAACTTACCTTTAAATCGTTCAACCCTCCTATATCTTCTTTATTTCCATCTGGATGTCTTTTAATTGCAGACATAGCAGCCTCACGACATAATGCTTCCAGGTCCGCCCCAACAAATCCATTGCAAGATGCAGCTATGCCATGTAGATCAACGTTGGTATCCAATGGAACTTTTCTTCTGTAGAGCTGAACATTCATTAACACTGTTATACTTGGAATTTAGTGAACACTAGGTGGTAATTTGATTAGGTGATTGACATTACTGAAAAAGTAAGCCCATAATATCGCTTGCAAAATTTTGAAAGCATCGCTCTAACCTTGAGAATTTGAAGGCGTTCTTCTTCAGTAGGCGTAGTAACTTCAATTTCAACATCAAAACGCCCAGACCCTCTGAGTGCTGGATCAATTGCTTCAGCTCTTTGTATGTAGAAACGAGATATTAAtacattttgaaaataaaacgaAATAATATACAAGAAACCTACATCTGTGCAAATAGAACATTAATCACAATGCAACAATTGGCTTACTGGCAACACGATAAACATAATGCATAGAAAATTTACAATGACAGAGCACAGTTTAAAACCATGGTCAAATAACAGATCATAGACCTTATGAAAGCATCAGATTGCGTAGAAATACTACTACATTACCAACTATTCAACTGGTTATTAGCCAGGTATAATCACATCATACATTCTAGAACAGAAACAATACCTGTTAGTGGATGCAACAACCACAACCTGTGGTACGGATGCTGAGGACATCTTGGTGGAGTCCAGCAGCGTAAAGAGTTGAGATACGAACATCTTGCTCTCTTCTGCAATTCAAACATAACTTAACCATGTCAACCGAGGCATGCCCAAATATTCCTAAGAGCTCACTCTAGCATCATTTGGCTGTTACCTAGAATCATGGCGAGGACAGAGTGCATCTATTTCATCTATAAAGATAACAGATGGCTTGCTTGACAATGCAAGCGATGAAGCCTCTGCAAAAGCCTCCCGTAAAAATTTCTCACCTTCTCCGGCATGTGCTTTGTGTACAGAATGTGGACTATagataaataaatgaaattaaaacCATGACAACATAATATCATAATCATAAACTATCACGAGTCAAGAGCAACATTGCAACTGAAATCATTTCATTTGTACCAAAAAGATTGATTAATGCAAAGATTACGGAATAATAGGGTACCTAATGACAATCAAATGCGCACCACATTCCCTGACCACAGCTCTTACCAAGCTTGtctagaaagaagaaaaataagaacaCCATTTCATAAAAACCCAATAAGCAAACAAGTTTAAGAAAAAGACCCGATTAGCAACGAATGTTAATTACAACTTAAACAATATGATCAAGAAAATTAA
Proteins encoded in this window:
- the LOC126594984 gene encoding putative methylesterase 11, chloroplastic, which translates into the protein MGNSMACFLPAHKPGNLTRNPSKRPTYSSPSLASAGSTRRSSNGSTKKKERLSDADDLLLQQQAIEAVLLFQNVQKNGGSSQLFNRSTSVVYPSPAPKNQGFAKSSSSRQRLRSDTLGFQPLELVDKQDVKTDELETNHFILVHGGGFGAWCWYKTMTLLEESGFKVDAVDLTGSGVHSFDTNNITSLAQYVKPLTDILENLGVGKKVILVGHDFGGTCISYAMELFPSKIAKAIFICAAMLTSGQTTLNLFAQQTGSNDLMRQAQRFLYANGKDQPPSAITLDKKLSEDLLFNQSPAKDVALASVSMRPIPFAPVTEKLFLSDENYGAVRRFFVVTQEDHAITVPLQEAMIESNPPEQVFRLKGSDHAPFFSRPQALHRILVEISQLPPV